CCCCttgtcttgatctcctccaagACTTCCTGCGACAACTTGCCCTCTGTGTATTTCGAAAAGATGTCTTTTTTCAGGTGAAGCGGTTATTACACCCGGACCATGCGCCCCGTGCTTTAGCAGGAGAGGTTCCCTTGAGCTATGACAGTATCACTGATGTCTTCCTGGAGGGCGCCCAGCCAATCCAGCTGCTAGACCAGCGGCGGGTAGCAGTGAAGAGTATACACTCCCTCATTGCGTGGCTGTGGGAGTGGAAAGATGGCCGCCAGGATTGAAAGGGATGGAAAGACAAGCCCTACCGCATGATCTATCAGCAAAGCTTTGAAGCCATCCATCAAATTCTCGGCAAGGATCAGGCGCGTGCGTGGAAACAGACGCTGAAGACTTCATTCCTTCAAAGCCACTGGCTCCTTCCCTATCCACATGGTCATGGGTTCATGCGCAAGTCCAAGGACACGGGGCAGGAGGTATGGTGGTCTAGCGTGAATTATGGCTTGAATGAACACTACCAGCAATGGTATGGTTGATCCCAGCCTGGAAAGCTCTTACCGGCGGAGTAtattcaacaccatcctaCTACCAGCTGGGGTCACTTCTATCCCGATCACCGGTACATGGAGCGT
This genomic interval from Aspergillus puulaauensis MK2 DNA, chromosome 7, nearly complete sequence contains the following:
- a CDS encoding uncharacterized protein (COG:S;~EggNog:ENOG410PW0G), with amino-acid sequence MIYQQSFEAIHQILGKDQARAWKQTLKTSFLQSHWLLPYPHGHGFMRKSKDTGQEPGKLLPAEYIQHHPTTSWGHFYPDHRYMERGMEPEMDLVRLSDGDLYEKLVQIADRFSQNP